A single genomic interval of Clostridia bacterium harbors:
- a CDS encoding bifunctional 2-keto-4-hydroxyglutarate aldolase/2-keto-3-deoxy-6-phosphogluconate aldolase, whose amino-acid sequence MEKEKVLTRLTDTGVVGVVRASTAEEAIRISEACLEGGVDAIELTFTVPGAHKVIEQLASHYKNGEMLLGAGTVLDPETARIAILSGAQYVVSPYFDPETIKLCNRYRVAGMPGCTTIKEVVNAMEAGADIIKVFPGELFGPKVIKSIKGPLPHAKVMPTGGVDITNVDQWIKAGAAAVGVGGALTAGAKTGDFKSITEMARQLVAKVKEARGL is encoded by the coding sequence ATGGAAAAAGAAAAAGTACTTACCAGATTAACCGATACAGGTGTTGTTGGTGTTGTTAGAGCATCAACTGCCGAAGAAGCAATCAGAATTTCAGAAGCATGTTTGGAAGGTGGAGTTGACGCTATTGAACTTACATTTACAGTTCCAGGCGCTCACAAAGTTATTGAGCAACTTGCATCTCACTATAAAAACGGAGAAATGCTTCTTGGAGCAGGTACAGTTTTAGACCCTGAAACTGCAAGAATTGCTATTTTATCAGGTGCTCAGTATGTAGTCAGCCCTTATTTTGACCCTGAAACAATCAAACTTTGTAACAGATACAGAGTTGCAGGTATGCCTGGTTGCACAACTATTAAAGAAGTTGTTAACGCTATGGAAGCAGGTGCTGATATTATCAAAGTATTCCCTGGCGAATTATTCGGTCCTAAAGTAATTAAATCAATTAAAGGTCCGCTTCCTCACGCAAAAGTTATGCCAACAGGCGGTGTTGACATTACTAATGTTGACCAGTGGATTAAAGCAGGTGCTGCAGCAGTTGGTGTTGGTGGTGCTTTAACAGCAGGTGCTAAAACAGGCGACTTTAAATCTATTACAGAAATGGCAAGACAGTTAGTTGCAAAAGTTAAAGAAGCACGTGGTCTGTAA
- a CDS encoding glucose-6-phosphate isomerase, translated as MQKPVFKYETADRFIDNKKFESYKESSVDALKILKSKEGKGNDFLGWLDLPKTYDKEEFEKVKCAAKKIRENSEALVVIGIGGSYLGARAAIEFLNGNMHNIKKDSGPKIFFAGNSISSDYHLELLEILEDMDFSINVISKSGTTTEPAIAFRLFKDLIYKKYGAEEARKRIYVTTDKQRGALLDLAKEEGYERFTIADDVGGRFSVLTSVGLLPIAVAGADIDALMNGAKVCMEDTFKEDFDLNPALRYAAVRNYFYNNDKAIEILVNYEPSLMYFAEWYKQLFAESHGKEKKGIFPASLNFSTDLHSLGQFVQDGTRNMFETVITIGKPNREIVIKEDEKNVDGLNFLKDKTIDFVNTKAFLGTFLAHTDGETPNLVVEIEKRDEFNLGYLFYLFEITCAIDGYMLDVNPFDQPGVEEYKKNMFALLGKPGYEEMKKQLEERL; from the coding sequence ATGCAAAAACCTGTTTTTAAGTATGAAACAGCAGACAGATTCATCGATAATAAAAAGTTTGAATCTTACAAAGAAAGTTCGGTGGACGCTCTTAAAATTCTAAAATCAAAAGAGGGTAAAGGGAACGACTTTTTAGGTTGGCTTGATCTTCCTAAAACCTATGATAAAGAAGAGTTTGAGAAAGTTAAATGTGCTGCTAAAAAAATAAGAGAAAATTCAGAAGCGTTGGTTGTAATCGGAATTGGTGGTTCATACCTTGGCGCAAGGGCTGCGATAGAATTTTTAAATGGGAATATGCATAATATTAAAAAAGACTCAGGCCCTAAAATATTCTTTGCAGGAAATTCTATTTCATCAGATTATCATTTAGAGTTATTAGAGATTTTAGAAGATATGGACTTTTCCATTAATGTTATCTCCAAATCAGGCACAACTACCGAACCTGCTATTGCTTTTAGACTCTTTAAAGACCTTATATATAAAAAATACGGAGCCGAAGAAGCAAGAAAAAGAATTTATGTTACAACAGATAAACAAAGAGGTGCTCTTTTAGACCTTGCTAAAGAAGAGGGTTATGAAAGATTTACTATTGCAGATGATGTAGGCGGAAGATTCTCTGTTTTAACATCGGTAGGGTTACTTCCAATCGCAGTGGCTGGTGCTGATATAGATGCACTTATGAACGGTGCCAAAGTTTGTATGGAAGATACATTTAAAGAAGATTTTGATTTAAACCCTGCTCTTAGATATGCAGCAGTAAGAAATTATTTTTATAATAATGATAAGGCTATTGAAATTTTAGTAAATTATGAGCCTTCTTTAATGTACTTTGCAGAATGGTATAAACAACTTTTTGCAGAAAGTCACGGTAAAGAAAAGAAAGGTATTTTCCCTGCATCCTTAAACTTTTCTACTGACTTACACTCTTTAGGCCAGTTCGTTCAGGACGGTACAAGAAATATGTTTGAAACTGTTATTACTATCGGTAAACCTAACAGAGAAATAGTAATAAAAGAAGATGAAAAAAATGTTGACGGTCTGAATTTCCTTAAAGATAAAACAATAGACTTTGTTAACACCAAAGCATTTTTGGGAACATTCTTAGCTCACACAGACGGAGAAACTCCTAATTTAGTAGTAGAAATTGAAAAAAGAGATGAATTTAATTTAGGTTATTTATTCTATCTTTTTGAAATAACCTGTGCTATTGACGGATATATGTTAGACGTTAACCCGTTTGACCAACCGGGAGTTGAAGAATATAAGAAAAATATGTTCGCGCTTTTAGGAAAACCAGGATACGAAGAAATGAAAAAACAACTTGAAGAGCGTTTATAA
- the pgsA gene encoding CDP-diacylglycerol--glycerol-3-phosphate 3-phosphatidyltransferase codes for MNLPNKLTVLRIILVPVLLVLIYNINDSFLMSAISLATFLLISLTDMLDGHIARKRNLITDFGKFLDPLADKILVISTMITFIDMGYISSIAVIIIIMREFLVTSLRLVASSTSKVIAASKLGKLKTIIQIVVLAVMFFTPMISQVYIGKIILFILEWAMVLITIVSGADYLIKNKDVIKMD; via the coding sequence ATGAATTTACCAAACAAACTTACAGTTTTAAGAATTATTTTAGTTCCTGTGCTTTTAGTGCTTATATATAATATTAACGATTCGTTTTTAATGTCGGCAATTTCTCTTGCTACATTTTTACTTATATCTTTAACAGATATGCTTGACGGACATATTGCAAGAAAGAGAAATCTTATTACTGACTTTGGCAAGTTTTTAGACCCGCTTGCAGATAAAATTCTTGTTATATCCACTATGATTACTTTTATTGATATGGGATATATTTCATCAATTGCAGTAATAATAATTATAATGAGAGAATTTCTTGTAACTTCTCTAAGACTTGTTGCATCATCTACAAGTAAAGTTATTGCAGCATCTAAACTTGGCAAATTAAAAACTATTATTCAGATAGTGGTACTTGCTGTTATGTTCTTTACTCCTATGATATCACAAGTTTATATTGGCAAAATCATTCTTTTTATTCTTGAATGGGCAATGGTTTTAATTACTATTGTTTCGGGTGCAGATTACCTTATTAAGAATAAAGATGTTATAAAAATGGATTAA